In Camelina sativa cultivar DH55 chromosome 13, Cs, whole genome shotgun sequence, the genomic window TAACTGTTGAAGGTGGAAGTTTGTAGCGCTTCGCTATTTCTGTATTTTCTTTCATCCACCTTTCATCAAAATTCTGGTGATGATTTGTTCTTTTCTATTCTGCGTTTTGATGGCATCTCAGATTTGACATCGAAGGAGATGATGAAACACAGATGAACTTCAATCCAAGAGAAGGTGCTGAAATACCTACAACTCTCATCCCATCACCACCTCGTCAGCAGGAGCAGGACATTCCCGAAGGTAGAGAGTTATGTCAGTCTTTTATTCTATAATCTTGACATTTGGTTATTGTATGGGGGATATGAATTTTTGAGTCAAAGATGAAAGTGTTTTCTATCTTCAAATATGAAGCCAATAACAATGGCTTGGGCGAGTCTCCAGTATCATAATCATGTACAGTATCTAACCAGGGAATAACACTGAGCATCATGAACAGACCAGAAAAAAATTACTGATCTGTAGCCATCTGCAGGAGTCAACCCCACAAGCCCCCAGCGCCAGGAGCATGGTAGGGACGAATTTGCTGAGCGGAGGGAGGAACAAAACATACCGGACAGAGAGGTATTTGCTATTACTAGGAATACTTTCATCTAGTGAGAAAAGACATTGAATTGGGGTTTGTTCTGCATGCAGGAACAAGATAGACCACAGCcagcaaaaaaaagaacaagaaagacaGCTACCTTAGAAATGGATTATGAGCAGACTATTATCGCTGGTCATGTTTACCAGTCATGGCTCCAGGATACTTCTCACATTCTCTGTAGAGGGGAAAAGAGAAAGGTTCAGATTAGTGAACGCCTTGGCCTTTAATGTACTCAGGGTGCTCATGTTGGCCTTACATCTGGCATCATTTTGTAGGTTCGAGGAACTATCCGGCcagaaatgaaaattttgaaacgtGCGAATATGCCACCTACACAACTCCTCGAAAATCATGTGGATAGTTCTTACCCTCCTCAGCTTTACGAGCTTTGGACAAAGAGTACTCAAGTACTTAAAACCTCATCATCTGGTCTCTCTCTATCCATcactgtttctttttattttaacctTGTTGAAAGGGATCTGACATTTGGAAATGCCAATGCAGAAACTCGACTCCCTGATTTCTGCGGGGAACAGTCTCCAGGGTTTGTTGAGGAGAGAATGCAGAACCAGCATCAAACCAACCATGTAAGGCGCGGAAGCATATTCTTTCCTGAAAATTTAGTatctataagagaaaaacacaATTTCATATACTCTCTAACTGAGTGTGGATGTATGCAGCATCAAGGCAGTGACACAAGCTCCCAAAATCTTGGTAGTCCCGCAGAAAGACTCCGGACAATTTATACTGGGAAAGGTGCTTCAGTAGAAAGCATGATGGCTGGATCTCGAGCANATCATGAACAGACCAGAAAAAAATTACTGATCTGTAGCCATCTGCAGGAGTCAACCCCACAAGCCCCCAGCGCCAGGAGCATGGTAGGGACGAATTTGCTGAGCGGAGGGAGGAACAAAACATACCGGACAGAGAGGTATTNCGTGGATGTGGACTATTTGTCGTTAGATATTTGATTTTCATGGGAATTACAGGAGACGATGTGAGATCCATGCCTAGCACACCATCCGCACGTGGAGCAGCTTCAATTAACAACATAGAGATCAGCTCTAAAAGGTTAAGAACTCTTCTAGATTTCTGTGATACTAAATCCAATGGCAACTTACATATAATTTTTGCATAGGAAGAGGATCATTAATTTCTTCTTCCGCTTACCAAATCAGTCGCAGGTCCAATTTAAAAAGGCCAAATTCCTCACCAAGAAGAGGGCTCGAACCAGTAGCGGAAGAGAGACCGTGGGAGCACCATGAATATGACTTTGAGTTTTCGATTATACCTGAAAAGCGCTTCAGAGCCGATAGCGGTAGAAGTTTTAATTGTCTTTTGATcctaaaactttcaaaaaacCATCTTACACACCTTAActtggcttcttcttttcttcacaGAAATACTATTTGAAACTGGATCTACAGAGACTCAAAATCCAGCGTGCAATCAATCAGACGAGAAGATAACAGATAGCATCAAAAGGTAAGTGattcaatattaattaattgcCAAAACTACATACTGAGTGACAATGATGAAATGTATAAAATGAAACACAGTCATCTCAAGACACACTTTGAAACACCTGGAGCTCCTCAAGTGGAATCTCTTAACAAGCTCGCTGTTGGGATGGACAGAAACGCTGCAGCTAAACTCTTCTTCCAATCCTGTGGTACTAACTTCTTCACTTCAAATTACTTTCACGTATATGAGCAATACAACTATTCATAAAAATAACTGACTATGAATATGCTTTATATTTCCAGTGTTAGCTACTCGGGGAGTCATCAAGGTGAACCAAACACAGCCTTATGCGGACATTCTCATTGCAAGAGGACCCAACATGTAAAGTttgatttctaaatttaaaaagcTTAGTGTGGACCATGTGTTCCCTAGTTGTTTTGCTATTCATAGAGAGAGTTCGTAGACTTCTAAATTATTGGTCCTTTAATTTAGAACAACCGTTCTTTACCTCTGTTTGGTCCTTCTGTTATTGGTTATTACTATTTCATACATTATCATCTTAGCTTTGTCCGAAACATctgaaattaattattataaggtttttttttacatattctaCTATTTAGTATTTTACTCGCATATAATTCATTGTCTTCTTAGAAGATATGGATTAGAGAATAAGCAAACaatagtttaatatatactcCGTTGACAAAGAAAATGGCAGTCACGTAATAAGCCGCAACTACCACCAATTTACTCTCAACAATTAGTCGCACTCACGTCTTATACAATTTGTCAATTTTCTCAGAAACACTAAACATTATATAATACCAGTCCTTATacgtttctatatatatacgcaTATTTCTCTCCTCTGAATCACACATCAAGAAATAGAGTGCATAACAATAAACATGAACTCAAGAGCCTTACCCTTCTCCGTTCTTGTCATCCTCATCGCTACAGCGGTGTTGGCCAACGGTTAcactactcctcctcctccaaccaCCGCATACCCTGCCGTGAAAACCGTGGAAGCTGCAGTGGAAGGAATGGTGTACTGCCAATCCTGCGACAAATTCGGATCATGGTCGTTGGCCGGAGCAGAAGCCATAGCCGGAGCTAAAGTCAGCATTATATGCAAGAACCATAGAGAACAAGTGAGTTTCTACAAAGTCTTTAAAACTGATTCCTACGGTCATTTCTACGGTGAGCTCAAAGGTTTCAAGATGACTCCACATTTCTTGAACCATCCTCTTCACTCTTGCCGAGCCAAGCTCGTCTCTTCTCCTCGTGAAGACTGCAATCTCTTCTCCAACATTAACAATGCTCTCGATGGAGCATCGCTACGGTATGAAGAGAAGAGGCTCAAGTGGACGAACTATGAGGCTGTAGTTTACGCCGCTGGTCCATTGGCTTTTCGTCCTGACCACTGCCCCACGACTGCACCACCCACTTACTGATTCGGGTTTTGAAGATGATCGTATACTAATTATATAACACACTgttattgatttgtttctattttatttcttttggtgttATGATTGGTCAATTGTTTGTAAAATGCTGAGTAATATTGTAATGGGACTCGTGTACTCTTTTGTATCGAGTTTGTTCAGTTAAAGACCGGTAAAATCATTGGTCATAGCAACATGAACATTTTAAATCTCAAACCTTGTCTGCAAGTtacaacaagaacaaagattTCTCATAAATCAACACAACAGAGATACAAAGCAGGAACATCGACCACAAACTTTGCCTGCTTCTAAGCATAAGTTATGAGAGAAAGACAAGAGTGGAACCAAATACCTTGTTCCTTAGAAATCCATTGGCATTGCGAACAATTTATTGATCTCATCCAAGGCTACTTTTGTGCACACCGTTGGCTCAAATAGTTCACGTTCATCTGATTTTGAAGGCGGTATCTGAGTTGGCTGGTTCTTCCTTTGATGTTCTTgttcaacttcttcatcattctcatcatcatcatccgcaAGTATTGTGAAACCAGCAGCAGGATTTGGTTTCGTCTCTACTACtgcttttcctctgtttttagaGCGGTTGGGTCTAACAAAATCTATTGGTTCGCCAAACATGTTGTTTATGTCTTCCATAGCTTCCTTTAGGTTGACTGTAGGATCAACAAGGCCATGGTGGCAGGCATTTTCAACTGCTTCTGGCTCATCGGAGATGGTTGAACCAACAAATCTATGAACAACTGTATCTTCTCTAAATCTAGGCCGAGGAGGACTGTTTCTGTCTGCTTCTTCAGAACTTTCAGGTGAATGGTCTCTTGGTAGGAGAAAGACAAAAGCTTTTCCATCCTCATCATTTTCATCCGTAGTTTCATCAGCGTTTTCATCGTCAATGAATATCTCAAAGGACTCTTGATTAGACTGGGATCCCTGGGTAGTACCAGTCTTTGCTTTTCCACTTGACCCTGTTTCACTTTCAAAACTCTCGTCCACAAAAACTTCAAAACCATTGTTGCCTCCttgattttctttgttctgACTTCTCTGTCGTGATCTTCTCTGAAGTGGAGCAGTTTCTATAGGctctttgaacatgttgttgATTGCATTCATGGCTTCCTTCATGTTTATTGTGGGATCCACCAAACCGTGATGGCAAGCATTTTCTGCTTCAGGCTTTCCTACAATGGCTTTATCAACAAAATTCAACACTGGCTCATGTTGTTGCCTCTCAACCTTCTGGTGTTTTCCAGACAGTTTTTGTTCCTGACGCTGcaagaggaaacaaaaattcAGACATCTGCAGAACgtgtaaaaaattatacaagCGGAGCAATCAAATTATGGAAACAGTACCtgtgtctttttctttttgtgcctCTCCATGCGACTAAGGAATTGCAAGTATGACTTCTGTAACTCATCCATGGGTTCTGCAAGGCTGTGGACAAGAGGAAATAGCCACTCAATTTAATTAATGTCTCAACATATCACATACTGTATGCTAGCCCAAACTGTTAGTATTACATTCCTCATTTCCACATAATGAATTGAGTGTAGTAGATTTTGTAGCATATCATGCAGGGGGATGGATACCAGGAATGATCATGACAAGAACTCACTTAGAGAATATATAAGCTGAATACAAGTATAGATTTGATAATCATATGTTGCATATGCATAATCGCTAAATAGAGCTGTACTCTTAACCATCTATCAAACACAAATTTTCTAAGAATACTTACTTTTGCACTCCAAGACGGTACATTTTCTCAGCCTCCTcaaatctcttcatcttctcataATGAAGAGCATATGCCTGGTAGAACAGTGACCTCTTGGTACCTATACTTTGTGCTTCCATGGTTCTTAAGAGAGCTCTTGGATCGTCTACAAAGTCCATCTAGCCAAACAATTCATCATCACCAATTAAGACCAACAAGTTCAGCTATCACCAAATGGTTTATgcacaaaaaattgaaacaatcaTCAGG contains:
- the LOC104734549 gene encoding sister chromatid cohesion 1 protein 1-like — protein: MNFNPREGAEIPTTLIPSPPRQQEQDIPEGVNPTSPQRQEHGRDEFAERREEQNIPDREEQDRPQPAKKRTRKTATLEMDYEQTIIAGHVYQSWLQDTSHILCRGEKRKVQISERLGL
- the LOC104734552 gene encoding non-classical arabinogalactan protein 30-like, yielding MNSRALPFSVLVILIATAVLANGYTTPPPPTTAYPAVKTVEAAVEGMVYCQSCDKFGSWSLAGAEAIAGAKVSIICKNHREQVSFYKVFKTDSYGHFYGELKGFKMTPHFLNHPLHSCRAKLVSSPREDCNLFSNINNALDGASLRYEEKRLKWTNYEAVVYAAGPLAFRPDHCPTTAPPTY
- the LOC104734551 gene encoding mitotic spindle checkpoint protein BUBR1 encodes the protein MAKNEKLLASLIVDIKSYSGKDHLLPWIRGVKKMKESLPTHILNEKLPRFLQKCAESFESDKRYKNDSRYIRVWLQLMDFVDDPRALLRTMEAQSIGTKRSLFYQAYALHYEKMKRFEEAEKMYRLGVQNLAEPMDELQKSYLQFLSRMERHKKKKTQRQEQKLSGKHQKVERQQHEPVLNFVDKAIVGKPEAENACHHGLVDPTINMKEAMNAINNMFKEPIETAPLQRRSRQRSQNKENQGGNNGFEVFVDESFESETGSSGKAKTGTTQGSQSNQESFEIFIDDENADETTDENDEDGKAFVFLLPRDHSPESSEEADRNSPPRPRFREDTVVHRFVGSTISDEPEAVENACHHGLVDPTVNLKEAMEDINNMFGEPIDFVRPNRSKNRGKAVVETKPNPAAGFTILADDDDENDEEVEQEHQRKNQPTQIPPSKSDERELFEPTVCTKVALDEINKLFAMPMDF